The nucleotide sequence AATGCTGATTTGGGTGTTTTGGCTCCAGAAAAGGCAGACATTATCGCCAAGGTTTGTGATGAGATTTTGGAAGGTAAGCTGGATGATCAGTTTCCATTGGTAATCTGGCAAACGGGCTCTGGTACCCAATCCAATATGAATGCCAATGAGGTGATTGCCTACAGAGGCCATGTTTTGCAAGGAGGTACCCTGGAGGATGAGAAAAAGACCATCCACCCAAATGATGACGTGAACAAGTCACAGTCTTCCAATGACACCTTCCCAACAGCCATGCACATTGCGGCCTATAAAATGGTGGTAGAGACAACCATTCCTGGTGTTGAGAAGTTAAGGGACACCCTTAAAAGCAAGTCTGAGCAATTTATGGATGTGGTAAAAATCGGCCGTACGCACTTTATGGATGCGACTCCATTGACCTTGGGACAGGAATTCTCCGGATATGTTGCCCAGTTGGATCATGGTGTAAGGGCCTTGAAAAACACATTGGCCCACCTTTCCGAATTAGCCCTTGGTGGAACTGCAGTAGGAACTGGCTTGAATACGCCAAAAGGCTATGCTGAGTTGGTAGCCAAGAAAATAGCAGAATTCTCTGGCCAGCCATTTATCACCGCACCCAACAAATTTGAATCCCTAGCGGCACATGATGCCATCGTGGAAACGCACGGTGCTTTGAAGCAATTGGCAGTAAGCTTGATGAAGATTGCCAATGATATCAGAATGTTATCATCAGGTCCTAGATCTGGAATTGGGGAAATCCTCATTCCTGAGAATGAACCAGGTTCTTCTATCATGCCAGGAAAAGTTAACCCTACCCAAGCTGAGGCGATGACCATGGTTTGTGCTCAAGTAATTGGAAATGATACAGCTGTATCTGTGGGAGGCTCTAATGGACATTTTGAGCTTAACGTGTTCAAGCCAATGATGATCCATAACCTTTTGACTTCAGCAAGATTGCTAGGTGATGCTTGTGTTTCTTTCCATGATAACTGTGTGATTGGTATTGAGCCTAACAGGCCATTTATCAAGAAACACTTAGAAAACTCCCTGATGTTGGTAACTGCCTTGAATACACATATTGGTTATGAAAATGCGGCGGCCATTGCCAAGAAAGCGCATAAGGAAGGTACTAGCTTAAGAGAAGCTGCTCTGGCTTTGGGCTTATTGACCAACGAACAGTTTGATGAGTGGGTGAAACCTGAAGATATGATCGGGAGTTTGAAGTAATTAGTTTTTGATTAATCTTCAAAGACCGATATTTTAACTTTATTTTATCCAAATTTTAAAAGGGGAAGTATATTTCGTATTTTACATGAAATATGCTTCTTCTTTTTTTGTTTAAACTAAATTATTATTGGAGGATATGGTTTCGAAATACCTTTTAGGATCATGCTTAATGGTGACGCTTTTGGTGTCAAATATTACAAATGCTTTGGCTCAATTATCGAAAGATGAGAAAAAAGCATTGAAGAAAGAATTGAAACGCATGACCCCGGAGCAGCTTCGACAGATGCAGGAAATGCAGCAGGAGCAAAAGGTAAATATCCTAGAGCTGGAAAAGGAAAATGAAAGCCTCAAAAAAGACTTGGCAAGCAAGTCCCAAGACCTTTCTATTCTTCAGAAACGGCATGAAGAGCTGGAAGAAAAGTATACCAGTGCCATGATGGAAGATGCCCATGAAGAACTGCATGGAGCACCGGAAAAGCTGGAAGGTGAATGGAGTAAGGGGGTGGTTTTTCGGGTGCAAATTGGGGCCTTGACCGAGCAGGAGTATGATAAAGAAATTCCCTCAAATTTCACTATGGATGTGGAAGAAAAAGGGGATTTGAAACGCATGCTCCTGGGTTATTATAGAGACTACGATGAAGCCAATACTTTTAAGAAGCTGATGCGCAAACTTGGGATCAGTACGGCATGGATAGTGCCCTATAAGGACGGTGAAAGGGTTCCCTTAAAAGAAGTCCTGGATAAGGTGGTGAATAAGTGATCGTTCTAATTTAATTCAAATTCATAACCATTTTTCTCTAGCTCTTCAGCAGTCATTTGGATGACATTGACCTCCATATTTACATCCTCAAAAGGTGTATCGGTGGAATCTGTTTTAACCGTGGCAATGGCATCCAATACATCTAGTCCCTTAAATACTTGCCCAAAAACAGTATAATTCCCGTCCAGCCTTTCAATACCATCTTTGTCATGGACAATATAAATCTGGCAACCTGCAGATAGTTTTTCCGGATTATCATCCCTGCCTGCACCTACCGCACCATATACATGTTTAATGCCATCGACAAATTCCGGCTCTAGCAGATAAGGAGAATCCCCAAAACCTTCTGGAGTGTCAGGACAACCTCCCTGAATTACAAATCCCTCTATTACCCTATTGAAAGTTAAGGAATCCCAATAGTGTGCATTGGCTAGTTCTATAAAGCTTTCTTTATGGATCGGGGTTTCCTCATAAAGCCAGAATAACATTTCTCCTTTGGGTGTTATCACCTGACCGATAGGGTAAGTCTGAGAAGATTTTGAGCTACAGGAAAGCATCAACAGTGAAAGGCATAAAAGGGTGAAGGTGTTTCTCATTAGTTTTGATTTATGGTTTGGTGAATTTTTCAGTTGTTAATAATTCGAATTTTTCAAAGTCTTCAATAGAGTTAAAAGAATCCTTTTTCAAAAATAGAAACTGGTTGCTTGAAATATAAAGTAACCAATAATTGGGACGTTTTTTGATTTCCAAGATTTGATCCCAAGGAACCTCACTATAATTTCCATTGGACATAGACAAACTGATCTTTTCCTCTGAAAATGTCATGCTCATTTCATTAAATAGGCTGGCATTTTTCGAAGATTTTACCCAATAGAATAAATGAAGAAAGATTAGCGGAGGAAAGGTCAATCCAAAAATTACTAGGGCAGAAGAGAATTTATCATCTCCAAAGCTGTTAAGGTTTGAAAGCCCTATAATAAAGGAAATCAGATAAAGCCACCAGAATTTTTTGAGCCGGTTAGTAGCGATTATTTCAAAAAATTCCCTTTCTGAAAGGGAAAAGTTTTTCGTTTTGATCATATCATAGCAATTAAGGGGTAAAAAATGGTAGCTTAAACTTAACAAAAATAGTTTTATCCCAGCGGTTCGTTTGGTGTAATTTGTACTGAGCTAAAATATGATTGTATTATTTAGAAGTAATATCCATTAAATTGTGAGCTCAATGGCTTAGACACAGGGACTTAGTGTGTGTAAAGGTTTTTGTAGGGAAATAATTGCAGATTTTTTTAATAAAGAAGCAGTTTAGTTTAGTAATTTAGGCGACATGGAGTTTAGGTGGGAAATAAAAAGTAAAGCAGATCAAGAAACCGTTCAATCCCTTAGCAGTGAAATCAATGTCAATCCGACATTGGCCAATCTTCTGGTCAATCGTGGAGTAGTTGATTTTCAGGAAGCTAAAGATTTTTTTAGGCCGGATTTGGACAAGATCCACTCTCCATTTCTGATGAAGGACATGGGCAAGGCAGTGGAGAGAATGGTGGAAGCAGTGAATAAGGAGGAAAAAATCCTGGTCTATGGGGATTATGATGTGGATGGGACCACTGCAGTGGCACTGTTTTATGGTTTTCTTAAGGAATTTTATTCACATGTAGATTTCTATATTCCGGATAGGTATCAAGAAGGTTATGGAGTTTCTGAGAGAGGGATTCGTTTTGCTGCAGAAAATGATTTTAAACTTATCGTATCCCTGGACTGTGGAATCAAAGCTATTGAGAAAGTAGCTTTGGCCAATAGTCTGGGAATAGATTTTATTATCTGTGATCACCATACACCGGGAGAGGAATTGCCGGCAGCATTGGCCGTCCTGGATCCCAAAAGAGCCGATTGTGAATATCCTTATAAGGAATTAAGTGGGTGTGGAGTGGGATTTAAATTGATCCAGGCTTTTACTGAGCGGACAGGGAAAAACGCCAGTCACCTTTTTGGCCTTTTGGATTTGGTAGCGGTAAGTATTGCTGCGGATATTGTGCCCATTTCAGGTGAAAACCGGATTTTGGCCCATTATGGATTGGAAAGGTTAAATAATAACCCTCGTCCAGGTCTAATGGCTTTGATACTGGCAGGAAAAGGGCAGCGTAGTCTGAAAGAACTGCAGGAAAATAGACAGTTGCTGCACCGGGAAATGCTTCAGTTGAAATCTGATAAGGACATAGAAATTTCGGATATCGTATTTAGGATAGGCCCGAGGATCAATGCCTCTGGAAGACTGGAACATGCCAAGGCATCGGTGGAATTGCTCAACTCCAAGGATATCCATGATGCCCTTGAACGCGCTGAAATGGTGGAAGATGTCAATGCCGCCAGAAAGAACTTTGATGAAAACATCACCAAAGAGGCCATTCAGATGATTGAAGATAGGGAGCAGATAAAGCCCTATAAAAGCACTGTACTCTATAAAGAGGATTGGCATAAGGGAGTGATAGGAATCGTAGCTTCCAGGTGTATTGAACAATACTACAGACCAACCATCATATTGACCGAATCCAATAATAAGGCCACTGGTAGTGCACGCTCGGTATTTGATTTTAATATTTATGAAGCTATTAGTGAGTGTAGTGATTTATTAGAGCAATTTGGAGGCCATAAATATGCGGCAGGTTTGACCATGGAGTTGGATAATGTGCCTGCGTTTCAGGAGAAATTTGAGGAGGTGGTCAGTAGAAGAATTTCTGATATTCATACCAAGCCGGTTTTGGAGGTGGATGATGAGCTTGAACTGGACCAAGTCAATTATAAATTTTACAATATATTGCGTCAAATGGCGCCTTTTGGGCCTGGAAATCCTGAGCCGGTTTTTTGTGCCAACCAAGTGTATGCACAGAATATAAAGGTGCTGAAGGACAAACATTTAAAATTTGAAATTGTACAAGATGGACAAGTCACTACGCCTGTTTGTATTGCCTTTGGCTTTGCCACCTATTATGAAATGCTCAGAAGTAAAATGCGTTTCAATATAGCATTTGAAGTAAGGGAAAATACTTTTAGGAATACCAGTAGTTTGCAGCTGTACGTTAAGGACATAAAATTCGATTGAAATGAAACTAAAAGGTGACAACCTGATCAAGATCTATAAAGGCCGCAAGGTGGTGAACAATATTTCCGTGGAAGTAGAACAAGGGGAAATTGTTGGGTTGTTGGGGCCAAATGGTGCTGGAAAAACCACCTCATTTTATATGATTGTGGGACTTATCAAGCCTAATAGTGGGAAAGTCTTTTTAGATCAAGAGGAAATTACTCCCTTACCCATGTACCGCCGTGCGAAGAGGGGCATAGGTTACCTTGCCCAAGAAGCATCGGTTTTTAGAAAATTATCCGTTGAGGAAAATATCATGGCGGTGCTGGAAATGACTGATCTCCCCAAAGCAGCCCAAAAGGAGAAGATGGAGGAATTATTGGAGGAGTTCAGCCTTACGCATGTCCGTAAAAATCTGGGGATGGTGCTTTCTGGAGGAGAGCGAAGAAGAACGGAAATTGCTAGGGCTTTGGCTGTGGATCCTAATTTCGTGTTGTTGGATGAACCTTTTGCGGGCGTGGATCCCATTGCTGTGGAAGAAATTCAAACCATTGTTGCCAAGTTGAAAAATAAAAACATCGGGATTTTGATCACCGATCATAATGTGAATGAAACATTATCCATTACGGATCGGGCATACCTCATGTTTGAAGGGAAGTTGCTTAAAGCGGGTACTGCAGAAGAGCTAGCCGCTGATGAACAGGTTCGAAAAGTATACCTCGGTAAGAATTTTGAGCTAAAACGTAAGATTTGATTTTATGGACGTACTGAATACTTTTATGACCTGGATCTTCAAGATCCGTATAGGTCAGATTGATAACTTCAAAGAAAATCCCATTGAAGTTCAACAGGATATATTTTTCGATCTTATTAAAACAGCAAGAAAAACCCAGTTTGGAAAGAAATATGGGTTTTCGGATATCAAATCACATAGGGATTTTGCCAATAATGTCCCTGTTCATAATTATGAGCAAATGCAGCCTTATATTGAGCAGACAATGCGGGGCGAACAAAATGTCATTTGGCCAACAGAGATCACCTGGTTTTCCAAGTCATCCGGGACTACAGGGAGTAGAAGTAAGTTTATCCCGGTTTCACAGGAATCTTTAGAGGACTGCCACTTTAAGGGAGGTAAGGATATGCTTTCATTGTATGTGAATAATTATCCTGAGAGCAAACTTTTTTCCGGCAAGAGCTTAGCCATAGGGGGCAGCCACCAGGTGAATAGCTTTGATGCAAATAAAAATAGCCATTATGGGGACATCTCCGCGGTTATTATGAGAAACCTGCCTGTTTGGGCCCAGCTGGCAAGGACACCAAGTCTGGAAACCGCCCTGATGAGTGAATGGGAAGAGAAAATAGAACGGATGGCTTATGAGACCATGAAAGAGAACGTGGTCAGTATTTCTGGAGTGCCAACTTGGACCATTGTGCTCTTAGAGAGAATAATGGAAATTACAGGTTCAAAAAATATTCTGGAGGTGTGGCCAAATTTGGAAGTGTTTTTTCATGGAGCGGTTGCTTTTGGACCTTACAGAAGGTTGTTCCAAGAACTTATTCCATCCAATGGGATGCGCTATATGGAAACTTACAATGCTTCAGAAGGCTTTTTTGGTATCCAAGATCAAAAGAATTCTGATGAATTACTCCTGATGTTGGATTATGGGATTTATTATGAATTCATCCCAATGGAAGAATGGGATGCTGAGAATCCCAAAGTCATTCCCTTAGAAGAAGTAGAGCTTGGGAAAAATTATGCCTTATTGATCAGTACCAATGGAGGACTTTGGCGCTATAAGATTGGAGATACGGTTAAATTTACTTCTACTAGTCCCTACAGGATAAAAATATCGGGCAGGACCAAGCATTTTATCAATGCTTTTGGAGAGGAGGTAATTGTGGAAAATGCTGAAAAGGCCATAGAAGAAGCATGCAAAGCTACAGATGCTACCATTGTAAATTTTACAGCGGCACCGGTATATTTTGAAGGGGCAGGAAGCAAGGGGGCACATGAATGGGTGATCGAATTCAGTAAGATGCCTGATGATGAAGATTTGTTTAAAGAAAAGCTGGATGCTACGCTCAGGGAAATTAATTCCGATTATGATGCCAAGCGGTATAAAGATTTGGCGTTGGACAAACCTAAAATCCACTTTGCCCAACATGGCTTATTTGAAAAATGGATGAAGTCGAGAGGTAAGTTAGGTGGTCAAAACAAGGTGCCCCGACTAGCGAATAATCGGGAGTATATTGATGGGATTTTGAAATTAAAGGATTAATCCAATCTCTTCGGTATAAACATAAAAAAGCCTCCTAATGACTGATAAGAATTAGGAGGCTTTTAGCTTTTTTGAATAAATTATCCGTAAATATCATTTAGGATTCCAGCCAGGCGGATTCCGCCCGTCAAGAGTTGATTTTCTATGATAGGAAAGTATTTATAATCGTATTCATAGGACAGTTTCTTATTCTCGGGAAGATCATAAACATATTTCCTAAGTGAAACGGCTTCCTTCAGCCAGTCTTCAATGGGATCAGCTTGGAGCTTTTTGATTTTATCTTTATTTGCCCTGTTGTTCAGATGCTGGGCCAATTCTGTATAGCTCAAGTGCTGCCTTTCTATCATTTTTGTATCCCACACCGTATGAAGGTTGGTCTTTTGGTTGAAATAATAAACATCCAGCTTATTGCCACCCATGTCTTCTCCAGTTCCCACATGCAGTGGTTGGTGCAGGTCACCTACAATATGAATTAGCATTTTCAGGTTTTCCTGTTTTTTCGAAAGAGACAAGGGCTGGTTTTTCAATTCATCGATCAGCCTTAGCAAGGTTTGATAGGCATCTCCGCGATCATCCTGAATTTCCGGTTCATATCCTTTTCCTTCATGTATGGTAAGGAAATGCCATGAATAGGCATAATCATAAGCCCTGTCTGAGCGGATTTGGTCCATCCAATTGGCCATCATAGGAATGGATTCATTTTGCAAAATCTCAGCAATATTCCTTTTAGCCTTTTTGCTCAGGTGCCAAGCGGCTATTTGGCCGACCACCCTGTGGCCATTTTGTCCCCATCCAAAGGACTGGAAAATAATTACCGTACTCAAAAAAAGTGCTGCAATACTCTTCTTCATATTAGTAATCTGTTTAAAAATAAATTGCCTGCAGGTATAGTCAAAAGACTTGACTAGCCTTTGGCGAGTTCATTGATAGCTATCCAAGCCATTAATCCCGCTCCTACTTCTAGGGCACTTTCATCTATATCAAAGGTAGGTGTGTGCACCCCGCTTGTGATTCCTTTTTCTTCATTTCTAATACCAAGCCGGTAAAAACAACCATCCATTTCTTGAGTGTAATAGGAAAAATCTTCCGCAGCCATCCATATATCCAGGTCTTCTACATTCTCTTCCCCTAGGTATTCTTGAGCAGCTTTATGTGCCCTATCTGTGAGCTCAGGTGCATTTTTTAGGAAAGGATACCCCTTACGTACTTCAAAGTCTACGGATCCTCCCATGCCTTCAGCCAGTCCTTCCGCGATTTTCACCATTTTTTTGTGTGCCTCTGCCCTCCATTCTTCATTTAAGGTTCTGAATGTACCTTGGATCTTTACTTCATTAGGGATGATATTGGTGGCCCCAAGTGCCTCAATATGCCCAAAGGAAAGCACCGTAGGAATCTTTGGATTGGCATTACGGCTGACTACCTGCTGTAATGCTACGATGATATGAGAAGCAATAAGTATAGGGTCTACCAAAGTTTCTGGCATGGCACCATGACCGCCTTTCCCCTTTACAGTGAGGTAAAGTTCATCGGCACTGGCCATGTACATTCCTTTACGGAAGCCTACTTTCCCCGCATCGATCAATGGCATCACATGCTGGCCTACAATAGCCTCCGGCTTTGGATTCTCTAGGGCTTTGTCCTTGATCATCAAAGAAGCGCCCCCTGGGATTTTTTCTTCTCCAGGTTGGAAAATCAATTTGATGGTGCCTTCAAACTCATCTTTTAGCCCATTAAGAATTTTGGCTGCTCCCAATAAGGAAGCGGTGTGGACATCATGCCCACAGGCATGCATCACTCCTTGATTAGTAGACTTATAAGGTACATCATTCTGTTCTACTATGGGGAGTGCATCCATGTCTGCCCTTAAGGCGATGATCTTTTTAGAAGGGTTTTTACCTTCAATAAGTGCTACCAGTCCTGTATCGGCCTTTTTTTCAATAGATGTAATCCCCATTTCTTTCAATTGAGCGGCTACAAAAGCACTGGTTTTGTATTCCTCAAAAGAAAGCTCGGGATGGGCGTGAATATGTCTTCTGTTTTGGGTGATCTGGTCAAGGTATTCCCCTGCCAGGGCCTTCACTTTATCTTTTAGCATGCTTAAATATCTTCTCCTTCTATAATTTCTTCTTCTTCCTCTGGTGCTTTACCGAATCGTTGTCTAATGATTCTGGCTGAAGGGAAGTCTTTTTTAATCGTGTGAAACAAAGACTGAGCTTCTATTCTATAA is from Echinicola marina and encodes:
- the fumC gene encoding class II fumarate hydratase; this encodes MKYRIEKDTMGPVEVPADKYWGAQTQRSINNFKIGGERNRMPLEITHAFAILKKSAALTNADLGVLAPEKADIIAKVCDEILEGKLDDQFPLVIWQTGSGTQSNMNANEVIAYRGHVLQGGTLEDEKKTIHPNDDVNKSQSSNDTFPTAMHIAAYKMVVETTIPGVEKLRDTLKSKSEQFMDVVKIGRTHFMDATPLTLGQEFSGYVAQLDHGVRALKNTLAHLSELALGGTAVGTGLNTPKGYAELVAKKIAEFSGQPFITAPNKFESLAAHDAIVETHGALKQLAVSLMKIANDIRMLSSGPRSGIGEILIPENEPGSSIMPGKVNPTQAEAMTMVCAQVIGNDTAVSVGGSNGHFELNVFKPMMIHNLLTSARLLGDACVSFHDNCVIGIEPNRPFIKKHLENSLMLVTALNTHIGYENAAAIAKKAHKEGTSLREAALALGLLTNEQFDEWVKPEDMIGSLK
- a CDS encoding SPOR domain-containing protein → MVTLLVSNITNALAQLSKDEKKALKKELKRMTPEQLRQMQEMQQEQKVNILELEKENESLKKDLASKSQDLSILQKRHEELEEKYTSAMMEDAHEELHGAPEKLEGEWSKGVVFRVQIGALTEQEYDKEIPSNFTMDVEEKGDLKRMLLGYYRDYDEANTFKKLMRKLGISTAWIVPYKDGERVPLKEVLDKVVNK
- a CDS encoding peptidylprolyl isomerase, which produces MRNTFTLLCLSLLMLSCSSKSSQTYPIGQVITPKGEMLFWLYEETPIHKESFIELANAHYWDSLTFNRVIEGFVIQGGCPDTPEGFGDSPYLLEPEFVDGIKHVYGAVGAGRDDNPEKLSAGCQIYIVHDKDGIERLDGNYTVFGQVFKGLDVLDAIATVKTDSTDTPFEDVNMEVNVIQMTAEELEKNGYEFELN
- a CDS encoding YcxB family protein, which codes for MIKTKNFSLSEREFFEIIATNRLKKFWWLYLISFIIGLSNLNSFGDDKFSSALVIFGLTFPPLIFLHLFYWVKSSKNASLFNEMSMTFSEEKISLSMSNGNYSEVPWDQILEIKKRPNYWLLYISSNQFLFLKKDSFNSIEDFEKFELLTTEKFTKP
- a CDS encoding single-stranded-DNA-specific exonuclease RecJ, with the translated sequence MEFRWEIKSKADQETVQSLSSEINVNPTLANLLVNRGVVDFQEAKDFFRPDLDKIHSPFLMKDMGKAVERMVEAVNKEEKILVYGDYDVDGTTAVALFYGFLKEFYSHVDFYIPDRYQEGYGVSERGIRFAAENDFKLIVSLDCGIKAIEKVALANSLGIDFIICDHHTPGEELPAALAVLDPKRADCEYPYKELSGCGVGFKLIQAFTERTGKNASHLFGLLDLVAVSIAADIVPISGENRILAHYGLERLNNNPRPGLMALILAGKGQRSLKELQENRQLLHREMLQLKSDKDIEISDIVFRIGPRINASGRLEHAKASVELLNSKDIHDALERAEMVEDVNAARKNFDENITKEAIQMIEDREQIKPYKSTVLYKEDWHKGVIGIVASRCIEQYYRPTIILTESNNKATGSARSVFDFNIYEAISECSDLLEQFGGHKYAAGLTMELDNVPAFQEKFEEVVSRRISDIHTKPVLEVDDELELDQVNYKFYNILRQMAPFGPGNPEPVFCANQVYAQNIKVLKDKHLKFEIVQDGQVTTPVCIAFGFATYYEMLRSKMRFNIAFEVRENTFRNTSSLQLYVKDIKFD
- the lptB gene encoding LPS export ABC transporter ATP-binding protein, encoding MKLKGDNLIKIYKGRKVVNNISVEVEQGEIVGLLGPNGAGKTTSFYMIVGLIKPNSGKVFLDQEEITPLPMYRRAKRGIGYLAQEASVFRKLSVEENIMAVLEMTDLPKAAQKEKMEELLEEFSLTHVRKNLGMVLSGGERRRTEIARALAVDPNFVLLDEPFAGVDPIAVEEIQTIVAKLKNKNIGILITDHNVNETLSITDRAYLMFEGKLLKAGTAEELAADEQVRKVYLGKNFELKRKI
- a CDS encoding GH3 auxin-responsive promoter family protein; translated protein: MDVLNTFMTWIFKIRIGQIDNFKENPIEVQQDIFFDLIKTARKTQFGKKYGFSDIKSHRDFANNVPVHNYEQMQPYIEQTMRGEQNVIWPTEITWFSKSSGTTGSRSKFIPVSQESLEDCHFKGGKDMLSLYVNNYPESKLFSGKSLAIGGSHQVNSFDANKNSHYGDISAVIMRNLPVWAQLARTPSLETALMSEWEEKIERMAYETMKENVVSISGVPTWTIVLLERIMEITGSKNILEVWPNLEVFFHGAVAFGPYRRLFQELIPSNGMRYMETYNASEGFFGIQDQKNSDELLLMLDYGIYYEFIPMEEWDAENPKVIPLEEVELGKNYALLISTNGGLWRYKIGDTVKFTSTSPYRIKISGRTKHFINAFGEEVIVENAEKAIEEACKATDATIVNFTAAPVYFEGAGSKGAHEWVIEFSKMPDDEDLFKEKLDATLREINSDYDAKRYKDLALDKPKIHFAQHGLFEKWMKSRGKLGGQNKVPRLANNREYIDGILKLKD
- a CDS encoding S1/P1 nuclease — protein: MKKSIAALFLSTVIIFQSFGWGQNGHRVVGQIAAWHLSKKAKRNIAEILQNESIPMMANWMDQIRSDRAYDYAYSWHFLTIHEGKGYEPEIQDDRGDAYQTLLRLIDELKNQPLSLSKKQENLKMLIHIVGDLHQPLHVGTGEDMGGNKLDVYYFNQKTNLHTVWDTKMIERQHLSYTELAQHLNNRANKDKIKKLQADPIEDWLKEAVSLRKYVYDLPENKKLSYEYDYKYFPIIENQLLTGGIRLAGILNDIYG
- a CDS encoding M20 metallopeptidase family protein; the encoded protein is MLKDKVKALAGEYLDQITQNRRHIHAHPELSFEEYKTSAFVAAQLKEMGITSIEKKADTGLVALIEGKNPSKKIIALRADMDALPIVEQNDVPYKSTNQGVMHACGHDVHTASLLGAAKILNGLKDEFEGTIKLIFQPGEEKIPGGASLMIKDKALENPKPEAIVGQHVMPLIDAGKVGFRKGMYMASADELYLTVKGKGGHGAMPETLVDPILIASHIIVALQQVVSRNANPKIPTVLSFGHIEALGATNIIPNEVKIQGTFRTLNEEWRAEAHKKMVKIAEGLAEGMGGSVDFEVRKGYPFLKNAPELTDRAHKAAQEYLGEENVEDLDIWMAAEDFSYYTQEMDGCFYRLGIRNEEKGITSGVHTPTFDIDESALEVGAGLMAWIAINELAKG